The Lates calcarifer isolate ASB-BC8 linkage group LG14, TLL_Latcal_v3, whole genome shotgun sequence genome has a segment encoding these proteins:
- the actn3b gene encoding alpha-actinin-3b codes for MTAVETQMTYSNSYTIHHEEAYMTQEEDWDRDLLLDPAWEKQQRKTFTAWCNSHLRKAGTQIENIEEDFRNGLKLMLLLEVISGERLPKPDKGKMRFHKIANVNKALDFICSKGVKLVSIGAEEIVDGNVKMTLGMIWTIILRFAIQDISVEETSAKEGLLLWCQRKTAPYRNVNVQNFHISWKDGLALCALIHRHRPDLIDYSKLRKDDPVGNLNTAFEVAEKFLDIPKMLDAEDIVNTPKPDEKAIMTYVSCFYHAFAGAEQAETAANRICKVLAVNQENEKLMEEYEKLASELLEWIRRTIPWLENRAAEQTMRAMQQKLEDFRDYRRIHKPPRVQEKCQLEINFNTLQTKLRLSNRPAFMPSEGKMVSDIANAWKGLEQVEKGYEEWLLTEIRRLERLDHLAEKFKQKCNMHEAWTSGKEDLLSQKDYESASLMEIRALMRKHEAFESDLAAHQDRVEQIAAIAQELNELDYHDAATVNARCQGICDQWDNLGTLTQKRRDSLERVEKLWETIDQLYLEFAKRAAPFNNWMDGAMEDLQDMFIVHSIEEIQSLITAHDQFKATLPEADKERMATMGIHNEILKIAQTYGIKLSGINPYTNLSPQDISTKWDTVKHLVPLRDQMLQEEVARQQANERLRRQFAAQANIIGPWIQTKMEEISHVSVDIAGSLEEQMNSLKQYEQNIINYKSNIDKLEGDHQLSQESLIFDNKHTNYTMEHIRVGWEQLLTTIARTINEVENQILTRDAKGISQEQLNEFRASFNHFDRKRNGMMDPDDFRACLISMGYDLGEVEFARIMTLVDPNNTGVVTFQAFIDFMTRETAETDTAEQVMASFKILASDKNYITVDELRRELPPEQAEYCISRMTRYIGPDSPPGALDYISFSSALYGESDL; via the exons ACCTTCACAGCTTGGTGTAACTCCCACTTGAGGAAGGCCGGGACACAGATCGAGAACATTGAAGAGGATTTCAGAAATGGCCTCAAActcatgctgctgctggaggtcaTATCAG gCGAGAGGCTGCCCAAACCTGACAAAGGCAAGATGCGTTTCCACAAGATCGCCAACGTGAATAAAGCCCTGGACTTCATCTGCAGCAAGGGGGTCAAGCTGGTGTCTATTGGTGCTGAGG aaatTGTTGACGGTAATGTGAAGATGACCCTTGGTATGATCTGGACCATCATCCTGCGCTTTGCCATCCAGGACATCTCTGTGgaag agACCTCTGCTAAGGAGGGTCTGCTGCTGTGGTGCCAGAGGAAGACTGCCCCCTACAGGAACGTCAACGTGCAGAACTTCCACATCAG TTGGAAGGATGGCCTGGCTCTGTGCGCCCTcatccacagacacagaccCGACCTCATTGACTACTCCAAACTGAGAAAG gatgACCCTGTTGGTAACCTGAACACTGCCTTCGAGGTGGCTGAGAAGTTCCTGGACATCCCTAAGATGCTTGACGCTGAAG atattGTGAACACACCCAAACCTGATGAGAAGGCCATCATGACCTACGTGTCCTGCTTCTACCACGCCTTCGCTGGTGCTGAACAG gcTGAGACAGCTGCCAACCGTATCTGCAAGGTGCTGGCCGTCAACCAGGAGAATGAGAAGCTGATGGAGGAGTACGAGAAGCTGGCCAGCGAG CTGCTCGAGTGGATCCGCCGCACCATCCCCTGGCTGGAGAACCGCGCGGCGGAGCAGACCATGCGCGCCATGCAGCAGAAGCTGGAGGATTTCCGTGACTACCGCCGCATCCACAAGCCGCCCCGCGTGCAGGAGAAATGCCAGCTGGAGATCAACTTCAACACCCTGCAGACCAAGCTGAGGCTCAGCAACAGGCCCGCCTTCATGCCCTCCGAGGGCAAGATGGTGTCG gatATTGCCAATGCCTGGAAGGGTCTGGAGCAGGTGGAGAAGGGCTACGAGGAGTGGCTGCTGACCGAGATCCGTCGTCTGGAGAGACTTGACCACCTGGCTGAGAAGTTCAAGCAGAAGTGCAACATGCACGAGGCCTGGACTTCAG gtaaGGAGGACCTGCTGTCCCAGAAGGACTACGAGTCAGCCTCTCTGATGGAGATCAGAGCCCTGATGAGGAAGCACGAGGCTTTCGAGAGCGACCTCGCCGCTCACCAGGACAGAGTGGAGCAGATCGCTGCCATCGCTCAGGAGCTGAA TGAGCTGGACTACCACGATGCTGCTACAGTCAATGCCCGCTGCCAGGGCATCTGTGACCAGTGGGACAACCTGGGCACCCTCACCCAGAAGAGGAGGGACTCActggag CGTGTGGAGAAGCTGTGGGAGACTATTGACCAGCTGTATCTGGAGTTTGCCAAGAGGGCAGCACCCTTCAACAACTGGATGGATGGAGCCATGGAGGACCTGCAGGACATGTTCATTGTCCACAGCATTGAGGAGATCCAG AGTCTGATCACCGCTCACGACCAGTTCAAGGCCACTCTGCCTGAGGCCGACAAGGAGCGCATGGCCACCATGGGCATCCACAACGAGATCCTGAAGATCGCCCAGACCTACGGCATCAAGCTGTCCGGAATCAACCCCTACACCAACCTCTCCCCCCAGGACATCAGCACTAAGTGGGACACT gtgaaGCACCTCGTGCCCCTCAGAGACCAAATGCTCCAGGAGGAGGTGGCCAGACAGCAGGCCAACGAGAGACTGAGGCGCCAGTTTGCTGCCCAGGCCAACATCATCGGACCCTGGATTCAAACCAAGATGGAG GAGATCAGCCACGTGTCAGTGGACATCGCCGGCTCCCTGGAGGAACAGATGAACAGCCTGAAGCAGTACGAGCAGAACATCATCAACTACAAATCCAACATCGACAAGCTGGAGGGAGACCACCAGCTCAGCCAGGAGTCCCTCATCTTCGACAACAAGCACACCAACTACACCATGGAG CACATCCGCGTGGGCTGGGAGCAGCTGCTCACCACCATCGCCAGAACCATCAACGAGGTGGAGAACCAGATCCTGACCCGCGACGCCAAGGGCATCAGCCAGGAACAGCTCAACGAGTTCAGAGCCTCCTTCAACCACTTCGACAGG AAGAGAAACGGCATGATGGACCCAGACGACTTCCGTGCCTGCCTCATCTCCATGGGTTACGATCTG GGTGAAGTGGAGTTTGCTCGCATCATGACCCTGGTGGACCCCAACAACACAGGCGTGGTGACCTTCCAGGCCTTCATCGACTTCATGACCCGCGAGACCGCTGAGACCGACACTGCAGAACAGGTCATGGCCTCCTTCAAGATTCTGGCCTCAGACAAG AATTACATCACAGTGGACGAGCTGCGCAGGGAGCTGCCACCCGAGCAGGCCGAGTACTGCATCAGCCGCATGACCAGGTACATCGGACCCGACAGCCCCCCCGGCGCCCTGGACTACATCTCCTTCTCCAGCGCCCTCTACGGAGAGAGCGACTTATAA